A genomic window from Daphnia magna isolate NIES linkage group LG9, ASM2063170v1.1, whole genome shotgun sequence includes:
- the LOC116933244 gene encoding uncharacterized protein LOC116933244 isoform X2: MVPFLSRLHGQAYSWPCQILHFGHWRDGSAGTLGEEQEQVFSTFSSYSNSTKTMGAANRRDFLTGAMFYWDGRKEKGMARTLTRRLLIAMYRVQFYREKLNKLLSAKKIQLSELPVIQASLEEEARVARKKEKIA; this comes from the exons ATGGTCCCTTTCCTCTCTCGGCTACACGGCCAAGCCTATAGCTGGCCATGCCAA ATCCTACATTTTGGTCATTGGAGAGATGGATCAGCTGGAACTTTAGGAGAAGAACAGGAACAAGTCTTTTCTACTTTTTCAAGCTACAGtaattcaacaaaaacaatgggAGCAGCAA ACAGACGAGATTTTTTAACCGGAGCAATGTTTTATTGGGAtggcagaaaagaaaaaggaatggcTCGTACCCTCACTAGACGATTGCTGATT GCTATGTATAGAGTTCAGTTTTATCGTGAAAAACTGAACAAATTACTATCAgcgaaaaaaattcaattgtcCGAATTACCTGTAATTCAAGCTTCGTTGGAAGAAGAGGCCCGTGTTGCACGAA AGAAAGAGAAGATCGCCTAA
- the LOC116930477 gene encoding uncharacterized protein LOC116930477, with translation MMKLAHVRLDKMKKDKRAVKRNKECLDEAWLEMEQVVFSAFVCSKACLKKECDSCSEKHEILIKCYHCKKHLCAECDLVPHINSPFHQRTVFFTDFTSKHLLSHEFVDPKSGIIFQKEIAVPVFSPNSCQICNQTGTCSLLPGSKPCIVVTTL, from the exons ATGATGAAATTAGCCCATGTCCGGCTGGACAAAATGAAGAAGGACAAAAGAGCagtgaaaagaaacaaagaatgttTAGATGAAGCTTGGTTAGAAATGGAACAAGTGGTCTTCTCTGCATTTGTTTGTTCGAAAGCCtgtttgaaaaaagaatgtgATTCCTGCTCCGAGAAACACGAAATACTGATTAAGTGTTATCACTGTAAAAAGCATTTATGTGCTGAATGTGATTTGGTTCCTCACATCAACAGTCCTTTCCATCAAAGAACAgttttttttactgatttcACATCAAAACATCTGTTGTCTCATGAATTTGTAGATCCCAAAAGTGGAATTATCTTTCAGAAAG AAATAGCTGTTCCTGTTTTTAGTCCAAATTCCTGCCAAATTTGCAATCAGACTGGAACTTGTTCCTTGCTACCGGGATCTAAACCATGCATTGTGGTCACTACTCTCTAA
- the LOC123475908 gene encoding uncharacterized protein LOC123475908: MPLCKIMIKGTGQTGIFNEETLLDLKNKISQRFLAPVDLLELHSDGFPVVCDDDFLCLSIVAGPLTFTVTILEGRERYNDHRGLPDLGNELDPEPSTSETGIDISLEDYYPIRDIIRENGWDKSRVDAFLCRLDAEDAELSKKDRSAINIAVGKWLYKHKGMNGMPKPAEFDMAAKSIVAHFPIAKDASSTADNIIHSSWYDVNTNVGRLSNYARDRRSNNKNKGAIVRSYNKRQTENFEDEFDITLQDQEKFMRENQVTAENKEKMMQCHFGTLESRRKWILEKKPTVTDILTRFPRFTSLKGAVTK; the protein is encoded by the exons ATGCCTCTGTgtaaaataatgataaaagGTACGGGACAAACTGGTATATTCAACGAAGAAACGCTGcttgacttgaaaaataaaa tttctcaAAGATTCCTGGCACCTGTCGATCTCCTAGAGCTGCATAGCGACGGATTTCCTGTTGTGTGCGATGACGACTTTTTGTGCCTGAGTATCGTTGCTGGTCCTTTAACATTCACTGTCACTATCCTTGAAGGCCGTGAACGCTACAATGACCATAGAGGCCTACCAGATTTGGGCAACGAATTAGATCCAGAACCATCAACGTCTGAGACTGGGATCGATATATCTTTAGAG GATTATTACCCGATTCGCGACATAATTCGTGAAAACGGGTGGGATAAAAGCCGCGTTGATGCTTTCTTATGCCGCTTAGATGCCGAGGACGCGGAGCTCAGTAAAAAGGATCGTTCTGCTATTAATATTGCAGTCGGTAAATGGCTCTACAAACATAAGGGAAT GAATGGCATGCCAAAGCCAGCAGAATTTGACATGGCTGCCAAGTCGATTGTAGCGCATTTTCCGATAGCAAAGGATGCATCAAGCACTGCCGATAACATCATTCACTCTTCGTGGTATGATGTAAATACAAACGTTGGACGTTTATCAAATTACGCCAGGGATCGCAGATCCAATAATAAGAATAAAGGGGCCATTGTAAGGAGCTACAATAAAAG acaaactgaaaattttgaaGATGAATTCGACATTACTTTACAAGACCAAGAAAAATTTATGCGCGAGAACCAAGTAACCGccgaaaataaagaaaaaatgatgcAGTGTCATTTTGGCACGCTCGAATCCCGTAGAAAATGGATCCTCGAGAAGAAACCTACCGTGACAGACATTCTGACAAGGTTTCCCAGATTCACATCACTAAAGGGAGcggtaacaaaataa
- the LOC123475913 gene encoding uncharacterized protein LOC123475913, translating to MRENQVTAENKEKMMQCHFGTLESRRKWILEKKPTVTDILTRFPRFTSLKGAVDCDLKFVEGWRTEEFTERWKKIEKSLAVELLKKHGESLGPFAELTMDLVDSYENSLLGLDTANDRKLIIFSSLPILFPPRPSRASKGFTLPNLKNISQIFVRRFPVGTNLSEALQRCETNGMIQPGLIVIGNRRYIKADLIPIKINTPSAAESIAILFAVYHIFNLIFPDNLNLVYIFLQNMMEHGREKEALPNNKKKKTCKSLVVNDFSLKILQLLKPE from the exons ATGCGCGAGAACCAAGTAACCGccgaaaataaagaaaaaatgatgcAGTGTCATTTTGGCACGCTCGAATCCCGTAGAAAATGGATCCTCGAGAAGAAACCTACCGTGACAGACATTCTGACAAGGTTTCCCAGATTCACATCACTAAAGGGAGcg GTTGATTGTGACCTGAAATTTGTGGAAGGGTGGCGAACAGAGGAATTTACCGaaaggtggaaaaaaattgaaaaatcttTGGCAGTGGAGCTATTGAAAAAACACGGAGAATCTTTGGGGCCGTTTGCAGAGCTCACCATGGATCTAGTAGATTCTTATGAAAATTCACTGCTCGGACTTg ATACGGCCAACGACAGGAAACTTATAATATTTTCATCTCTTCCAATTCTTTTTCCACCTCGCCCGTCTAGGGCCTCGAAAGGGTTTACACTTCCGAatctgaaaaatatttcccaaatCTTTGTTCGTCGGTTCCCG GTTGGAACAAATTTATCAGAAGCCTTGCAACGGTGTGAGACCAATGGAATGATCCAACCCGGATTAATTGTTATTGGAAATCGCCGTTACATAAAAGCGGATCTCATCCCAATCAAAATTAATACTCCATCGGCTGCTGAATCTATTGCAATTTTGTTTGCTGTATATCATAtattcaatttaatttttcccgaCAACCTCAACCTGgtgtatatttttttgcaaaatatGATGGAGCATGGGAGGGAAAAAGAGGCTTtacccaacaacaaaaaaaagaaaacatgtaaATCTTTGGTTGTCAAcgatttttcattgaaaattctACAACTTTTGAAGCCGGAATAA
- the LOC123475960 gene encoding uncharacterized protein LOC123475960: MPLCKIMIKGTGQTGIFNEETLLDLKNKISQRFLAPVDLLELHSDGFPVVCDDDFLCLSIVAGPLTFTVTILEGRERYNDHRGLPDLGNELDPEPSTSETGIDISLEDYYPIRDIIRENGWDKSRVDAFLCRLDAEDAELSKKDRSAINIAVGKWLYKHKGMNGMPKPAEFDMAAKSIVAHFPIAKDASSTADNIIHSSWYDVNTNVGRLSNYVRDRRSNNKNKGAHCKELQ, translated from the exons ATGCCTCTGTgtaaaataatgataaaagGTACGGGACAAACTGGTATATTCAACGAAGAAACGCTGcttgacttgaaaaataaaa tttctcaAAGATTCCTGGCACCTGTCGATCTCCTAGAGCTGCATAGCGACGGATTTCCTGTTGTGTGCGATGACGACTTTTTGTGCCTGAGTATCGTTGCTGGTCCTTTAACATTCACTGTCACTATCCTTGAAGGCCGTGAACGCTACAATGACCATAGAGGCCTACCAGATTTGGGCAACGAATTAGATCCAGAACCATCAACGTCTGAGACTGGGATCGATATATCTTTAGAG GATTATTACCCGATTCGCGACATAATTCGTGAAAACGGGTGGGATAAAAGCCGCGTTGATGCTTTCTTATGCCGCTTAGATGCCGAGGACGCGGAGCTCAGTAAAAAGGATCGTTCTGCTATTAATATTGCAGTCGGTAAATGGCTCTACAAACATAAGGGAAT GAATGGCATGCCAAAGCCAGCAGAATTTGACATGGCTGCCAAGTCGATTGTAGCGCATTTTCCGATAGCAAAGGATGCATCAAGCACTGCCGATAACATCATTCACTCTTCGTGGTATGATGTAAATACAAACGTTGGACGTTTATCAAATTACGTCAGGGATCGCAGATCCAATAATAAGAATAAAGGGGCTCATTGTAAGGAGCTACAATAA
- the LOC116933244 gene encoding uncharacterized protein LOC116933244 isoform X1, whose protein sequence is MNDINDLANVMVTEQNFLDGVFPWDSNQNLSFKDNFKLVDCWMLYKRNTEQILQCKLEMSQFITTISEDILSMQHEITKYNSTDEFFSASNCPMNFSVFQQSEIVIKTQEVKRLEILLSDSLAFKQYFYEENLDDDDLVFEDDCMDDDIDGDGIDKDDLCDEIECSSDDDY, encoded by the exons ATGAACGACATAAACGACCTGGCTAACGTTATGGTAACCGAGCAAAATTTCTTGGATGGCGTTTTTCCGTGGGATTCTAACCAAAACC TTTCGTTCAAGGATAACTTTAAATTAGTTGATTGTTGGATGCTCTACAAACGAAACACAGAACAGATTCTTCAATGCAAACTAGAAATGTCACAATTCATCACAACAATCAGTGAAGATATTTTGTCGATGCAacatgaaataacaaaatacaaCTCGACtgatgaatttttttctgCAAGCAATTGCCCAATGAATTTTTCAGTATTTCAACAATCTGAAATAGTCATTAAAACGCAAGAAGTGAAACGTCTCGAAATATTATTGTCAGACTCGCTCGCCTTCAAACAATACTTTTATGAAGAAAATTTAGATGATGATGATTTGGTTTTCGAAGATGATTGTATGGATGATGATATTGATGGTGATGGTATTGACAAAGATGATTTATGtgatgaaattgaatgttCTTCCGACGATGATTATTAA